In Nicotiana tabacum cultivar K326 chromosome 2, ASM71507v2, whole genome shotgun sequence, the following proteins share a genomic window:
- the LOC107813590 gene encoding uncharacterized protein LOC107813590, with the protein MDLFDDTSIPSSPKTTQDDQMEPGLLLEESWFFGNLLDRKSRMLRCYSDPCPSSKNTQDMLAGKSLEETFSSLQKLPQGEKLNLDSRRSNPKLQRASKSSNLQRVPSLPVFVDYKDEIQDEESDFSMGKLIRQASINNVKVSPPKQSSQVNLPKAPQSSLQRAPSLPVFAEREENHEEENDFSMGKLIRQASLNHARVLPPKHTSKGLTKSPTISSIIRQHSRRRQEQESKTRNSSSEIEDLQGFKKLDLNYEKKDSIPKLPNTIPGFKEKNKKKSVGLSELDKIRRPPYSPEDHMKEKIKFWARTVASNVR; encoded by the exons ATGGATTTGTTTGATGATACCTCTATTCCATCTTCCCCTAAAACCACTCAAGATGACCAAATGGAACCTGGATTACTTCTTGAGGAAAGttggttttttggtaatttacttGATAGAAAATCAAGAATGTTGAGATGTTATTCTGATCCTTGTCCTTCCTCTAAAAATACTCAAGACATGTTAGCTGGAAAATCTCTAGAGGAAACATTTTCTTCACTTCAGAAACTCCCACAAGGGGAAAAATTAAATCTTGATTCAAGAAGAAGCAATCCAAAATTACAAAGAGCATCAAAGAGCAGTAATCTGCAGAGAGTACCTTCTTTGCCAGTTTTTGTGGACTACAAAGATGAAATCCAAGATGAAGAAAGTGATTTTTCTATGGGAAAGTTGATTAGGCAAGCATCTATAAACAATGTAAAAGTCTCACCACCAAAACAAAGTTCACAGGTTAATTTACCAAAAGCACCACAGAGTAGTCTGCAGAGGGCACCTTCTTTGCCAGTTTTTgcagaaagggaagaaaatcatGAGGAGGAAAATGACTTTTCTATGGGAAAGTTGATAAGACAAGCTTCTTTAAACCATGCAAGAGTCTTGCCTCCTAAACATACTTCAAAG GGTCTAACCAAAAGTCCAACCATATCAAGCATCATAAGGCAGCATTCAAGGAGAAGACAAGAGCAAGAAAGCAAGACTAGAAATAGTTCAAGTGAGATTGAAGATTTGCAAGGTTTTAAGAAGTTAGACTTAAACTATGAAAAGAAGGATTCAATCCCAAAATTGCCAAACACAATCCCAGGGTTCaaagagaagaacaagaagaagtcTGTTGGCTTATCAGAATTAGACAAAATCAGAAGACCACCTTATTCACCAGAAGATCACATGAAAGAGAAGATCAAGTTTTGGGCTAGAACTGTGGCATCTAATGTGCGCTAA